TAAAAGCTATCCCGAAAGTACGGTTATTGTTCTTAAATACGCGCGTTCTTGGGAACCGGATACGGCTACGTTGAAAAGTATTCAAGTAAATTTTGTTAAGTCTAATGGGAATTAGATATCCTGGCGCAGCACGGTCTAGGATAATAAAAACCCGGGTTACTCTGCGCCGCACCAGCTTACTAATGTTATCCTTTTTTATATTTAAATGGTAAATATCTTGGTTCCCAAAACATATCTTCGATAAGTTTTTCTAAATCAGCATCCTTATTTTTTTGCGCAAGCCCTGAATCGATAGCGCAACGTGCAACCGCAACGGCAATTTCTTTAGCCACGGTTTGTGCATCATCTAAAGAGGGTAATAAAGGTAAATAACTTTCTTTTTTACTGGGCGCAAATTTACATAAAGCATGTGCTGCGGCCAGGATCATTTCTTTTGTTAGTTTTGTTGCGTTTACCGCGAGGACTCCCAATCCTATTCCAGGAAAAACTAATGCATTATTGCATTGGGCAATTTGTACCATGCGATTATGATATTCAACTGCAGGAAAAGCTGTACCGGTAGCAATTAGAGCTCTACCTTGACTCCAGTTTAGTATGTCTGAAGGTTTAGCTTCGCATTTTTCATCTGGGTTAGACAAAGGAAAAATAATAGGGCGCTCACAATTGACTGACATAGTTTCAACGATGTCTTGCGAGAACGCTCCTGGTTGCGCAGAACAACCAATAAGTACTGTGGGTTTTACATGTCGTACAGTATCCGTAAGAGAGGGATGTTGTTTTTCATTAATAGCCCATTTATTTATTTCTTTGGGATCCCGCGCATAGCATTTTTGTGCTTCGGTAAGCTCGGGATCAGTATTGAGCAATAAACCTTGACGATCAATTAGCCAAAATCGTTTATAGGCTTCATCTGGGCTAATGCCCTCCCGTACCATCGCATCAATAATTTGATCGCTTATACCAGTTCCTGCTGATCCAGCACCAAAAACTACAATACGCTGCTCATGAAGCTTTGAACCCGTTACATCACAGGCAGCTAATAAAGCCGCTAATGTTACAGCACCAGTACCTTGGATATCATCATTGAAGGTACACAATTGATCTTGGAATTTTTCCAAGATGCGTCGGGCATTACCTCGACCAAAATCCTCCCAGTGTAAAAAAGCATTGGGAAATTGTTTGTGTATCTCATGAACGAAAGTGGAGATAAACTCATCATATGCTGCTGGACTGATGCGAGGATGACGACAACCTAAATACATAGGGTCATTGAGGAGATCTTGGTTGTTTGTACCTACATCAAGAAATATCGGTAAGGTGCGAGTTGGTTCAATACCGCCGCATAAACAGTAGACCATCAGTTTGGCAACTGGAATATCCATCCCTCCGATCCCTTGATCACCAATACCCAAAACTCCTTCGCCATCAGTAACAACAATCACATCAATTTCTGGATTAGAACGATTTTTTAATATTTCTTCGAGTTGATTTTTATCTGAATGCGAAATATATAAGCCGCGGGGTTGGCGGTATTCATGACTGAATCGTTTTACCGCAGTTCCTACTATAGGGGTATATATTGTAGGTAACATTTCACCTAAATGACGATTGATTAATTTGTAGAATAAAATCTGATTCTTATCGTGCAAATTATTTAAATAGATATTTTGTTGTAGACGTGTTGTATAACTGGAATATTGTAAGTAAGCGCGCTTGACTTGTTCATCCAATGTTTCAACCCGATGTGGTAGCTTTCCTAATAGGCCAAACTCTTTTCTTTCTTCGTTTGTGAACGCCGTACCTTTGTTCAACTGAGGAGTGGTAAGAAGTGGTTTGCCGCAAAGAGAAGTTTCTATATATTGTTCTCCTGTTTGGGGATCACGTAGCAATTTAA
The DNA window shown above is from Legionella sp. PC997 and carries:
- a CDS encoding NAD-dependent malic enzyme; its protein translation is MLDFKLLRDPQTGEQYIETSLCGKPLLTTPQLNKGTAFTNEERKEFGLLGKLPHRVETLDEQVKRAYLQYSSYTTRLQQNIYLNNLHDKNQILFYKLINRHLGEMLPTIYTPIVGTAVKRFSHEYRQPRGLYISHSDKNQLEEILKNRSNPEIDVIVVTDGEGVLGIGDQGIGGMDIPVAKLMVYCLCGGIEPTRTLPIFLDVGTNNQDLLNDPMYLGCRHPRISPAAYDEFISTFVHEIHKQFPNAFLHWEDFGRGNARRILEKFQDQLCTFNDDIQGTGAVTLAALLAACDVTGSKLHEQRIVVFGAGSAGTGISDQIIDAMVREGISPDEAYKRFWLIDRQGLLLNTDPELTEAQKCYARDPKEINKWAINEKQHPSLTDTVRHVKPTVLIGCSAQPGAFSQDIVETMSVNCERPIIFPLSNPDEKCEAKPSDILNWSQGRALIATGTAFPAVEYHNRMVQIAQCNNALVFPGIGLGVLAVNATKLTKEMILAAAHALCKFAPSKKESYLPLLPSLDDAQTVAKEIAVAVARCAIDSGLAQKNKDADLEKLIEDMFWEPRYLPFKYKKG